A stretch of Lactuca sativa cultivar Salinas chromosome 6, Lsat_Salinas_v11, whole genome shotgun sequence DNA encodes these proteins:
- the LOC111919193 gene encoding receptor-like protein kinase FERONIA produces the protein MQLEAIKSATCNFDDRKVIGKGGFGKVYEGILSHSKGNATMVAFKRLDRNYGQGVPEFLKEILMLSRYKHENLITLVGFCDENGEKILVYEHASNGSLDRHLSSTTLTWRQRLKICIDAAKGLRYLHDPKETQQRVLHRDIKSSNILLDENWNAKVSDMGLSKIGPANQMHTFLVSNVVGTPGYIDPLYMDTYSLTKESDVYSFGVVLFEVLCGKLCFEYNNGRWQSLVQFWKKCYKQKKLTEIIFEDLKQHIDPSSLETFSDIAFQCLQKSRERRPKMSNVVEKLEIALLFQEISEDCEEIGKRVVPPLVYRYNEELKMRLSEGFLFNGGKTVIS, from the coding sequence ATGCAACTAGAAGCAATAAAATCAGCCACATGCAACTTCGATGATAGGAAGGTCATTGGAAAAGGTGGATTCGGGAAAGTGTACGAAGGAATACTCTCTCACTCTAAAGGGAATGCTACCATGGTTGCTTTCAAGCGTCTGGATCGTAACTATGGGCAAGGAGTCCCCGAGTTCTTGAAAGAGATCTTAATGCTTTCTCGGTACAAACATGAAAATCTCATCACTCTGGTTGGATTTTGCGACGAAAATGGTGAAAAGATCCTTGTGTATGAGCATGCATCCAATGGAAGCCTTGATCGCCACTTAAGTAGCACTACTCTCACATGGAGGCAACGTCTCAAGATATGCATTGATGCCGCAAAGGGACTTCGCTACCTTCATGATCCCAAGGAGACACAACAAAGAGTTCTCCACCGAGATATAAAAAGTTCCAACATTTTGCTAGATGAGAATTGGAATGCTAAAGTTTCAGACATGGGACTATCCAAGATAGGACCTGCAAATCAGATGCACACCTTTCTTGTTTCCAATGTTGTAGGTACCCCTGGATATATAGATCCTCTCTATATGGATACTTACTCCCTAACGAAAGAGTCAGATGTATACTCTTTTGGTGTGGTGTTATTTGAAGTATTGTGTGGGAAACTATGCTTTGAGTATAACAATGGTCGTTGGCAAAGTTTAGTGCAATTTTGGAAAAAGTGCtacaaacaaaagaaactaaCTGAGATTATCTTTGAAGATCTGAAGCAACACATAGATCCCAGTTCATTGGAAACAttttcagacattgcctttcaaTGTTTGCAGAAATCTCGTGAAAGACGACCAAAGATGTCTAATGTTGTTGAAAAACTTGAGATTGCGCTTTTGTTTCAGGAGATATCTGAAGACTGTGAAGAGATCGGTAAACGTGTTGTGCCTCCTCTGGTTTACAGATACAATGAAGAACTAAAGATGCGTCTCTCCGAAGGATTCCTCTTCAATGGGGGCAAAACGGTAATCAGCTAA